A genomic segment from Actinoplanes sichuanensis encodes:
- a CDS encoding HSP90 family protein has translation MSNTFQVDLRGIVDLLSHHLYASPRVYVRELLQNAVDAITAIGPEHSGVISVVSSDSTGDGTLRIDDNGIGLTEAQVHELLATIGRSSKRDELGFARHEFLGQFGIGLLSCFLVADEIRVHTRREGAAPVLWTGFSDGRYAVRPGDEREPGTTVTLLPRRGAEHYLTGETVTDLARTYGSLLPVTVSVDGRKVTTGAVPWELPPESRLSYAERTLGFRPFDVIELNVPAAGLTGAAFVLPTPVNPASRGGHRVYLKRMLLSESVEGLLPEWAFFARCVVDSTELRPTASREALYDDGMLAETREAIADQLRGWLVRLSATDPRRLGEFLSIHHLSVKALALHDDEMLRLVEQWYPMQTNMGEVTLAEFRSRHGVLRYAATADEFRQLAGVAAAQDLGLINGGYVYDAELIQRLAALDPEVRAERLDPTDLTTRFTTVDAEVELQMRSFLAAAQRRLDRLGCEVVVRAFDPVATPALYLVSRAAAFHDEFTASRDQADDLWGGVLDALSRTVPTDRPQLVLNHRNPLVRRVAALGDAELSGLAVESLYGQALLLGHHPIRPSDAALLTTSFLGLLDRAVPGEETR, from the coding sequence GACGCGATCACCGCGATCGGCCCTGAGCACTCCGGCGTGATCTCCGTCGTCTCGTCCGACAGCACCGGCGACGGCACGTTACGGATCGACGACAACGGCATCGGCCTGACCGAAGCGCAGGTCCACGAGTTGCTCGCGACCATCGGGCGCAGCTCGAAACGTGACGAGCTGGGGTTCGCCCGGCACGAGTTCCTCGGCCAGTTCGGCATCGGCCTGCTCTCCTGCTTCCTGGTGGCTGACGAGATCCGGGTGCACACCCGCCGCGAGGGCGCAGCCCCGGTGCTCTGGACCGGTTTCTCCGACGGGCGTTACGCGGTTCGTCCCGGCGACGAGCGCGAGCCGGGCACCACGGTCACCCTGCTGCCCCGGCGGGGTGCCGAGCACTACCTGACCGGCGAGACGGTGACCGACCTGGCACGGACCTACGGCTCGTTGCTGCCGGTCACGGTGTCGGTGGACGGCCGTAAGGTCACCACCGGCGCGGTGCCGTGGGAGCTTCCCCCAGAATCCCGGCTGAGCTACGCCGAGCGGACTCTCGGGTTCCGCCCGTTCGACGTCATCGAGCTGAACGTGCCCGCAGCCGGCCTGACCGGCGCCGCGTTCGTGCTGCCCACCCCGGTCAATCCGGCGAGCCGTGGCGGCCACCGCGTGTATCTGAAGCGGATGCTGCTGTCCGAAAGCGTCGAAGGCCTGCTGCCCGAGTGGGCGTTCTTCGCCCGCTGCGTCGTGGACAGCACCGAGCTGCGCCCGACCGCGAGCCGGGAGGCCCTCTACGACGACGGCATGCTGGCCGAGACCAGGGAGGCGATCGCCGACCAACTGCGCGGGTGGCTGGTCCGGCTGTCGGCGACCGACCCGCGCCGGCTCGGCGAGTTCCTCAGCATCCACCACCTGAGTGTGAAGGCGCTGGCCCTGCACGACGACGAGATGCTGCGCCTGGTCGAGCAGTGGTACCCGATGCAGACCAACATGGGCGAGGTCACCCTGGCCGAGTTCCGGTCCCGGCACGGTGTGCTGCGTTACGCGGCGACCGCCGACGAGTTCCGGCAGCTCGCGGGTGTGGCGGCGGCGCAGGACCTGGGCCTGATCAACGGCGGTTACGTCTACGACGCCGAGCTGATCCAGCGATTGGCGGCGCTCGACCCGGAGGTGCGGGCGGAACGGCTGGATCCGACCGACCTGACCACCCGGTTCACCACTGTGGACGCTGAGGTCGAGCTGCAGATGCGGTCGTTCCTGGCGGCCGCGCAGCGTCGACTGGACCGGCTCGGGTGCGAGGTCGTGGTGCGCGCCTTCGACCCGGTGGCGACGCCGGCGCTCTACCTGGTCAGCCGGGCCGCGGCGTTCCACGACGAGTTCACGGCGAGCCGCGATCAGGCCGACGACCTGTGGGGCGGGGTGCTGGACGCACTGTCCCGGACGGTTCCCACCGACCGGCCGCAGCTGGTCCTCAACCACCGAAATCCGCTGGTCCGGCGGGTGGCGGCGCTCGGTGACGCCGAGTTGTCCGGTCTCGCGGTGGAGTCGTTGTACGGCCAGGCACTGCTCCTCGGCCACCACCCGATCCGCCCGTCCGACGCGGCCCTGCTGACGACGTCGTTCCTGGGCCTGCTGGACAGGGCAGTCCCCGGTGAGGAGACCCGATGA